The region TGGAAGTATAGTTTTATTATCTGCACTTATGGCAGTTTTGTCTCCTGTCGGGAATATGCTTGTAGACATTTCTATAATTCCCATGATTGCGGTTTTTGCGGCATCCCTGTACAGGTTAGTCGATGTTATCAGAAACCGCAGTGGCAAATCTCGTTTCAAGGGAATAGGTGCCCATGTAATCCATATTGGGATCTTGCTGGTGATATTCGGTACCATTTTCAGTTCAGCAATGAAAGTAGAAGATTCAGCTGTAGTTAGCATTGGTGAAGAAACATCATTTGAGGGAATTCCTTATTCTGTAAGTGTGATGGGCATGGCTTCAAATTTTGAAGGTACTCCCTATGACAATTATCCCGGTTCTTCCTATGCAACGAATGTTGGTCTTGTTATTTCTAAAAACGGAAATGAGTTTGACAGGGGCACAGTTCGGTATATAACCGATATAAAATGGAGGCAGACATATACTTCTACATACATCAACAGGGGAATTATGGAGGAAGTTTTTATTGCTCCCAAAGCCCTCGATGAAAATTCCGGAGAAGTTGACCTGTATCTGCGGGTAGTTCCATTTATCGGTTTACTCTGGGCTGGTATTTACATAATGCTTGGGGGTATGTGCATACTGCTTCTTGGAAGTACAGTGCTGAAAGAAGGTGAAAAGGAGGTGGCCGCATGAATTTTGGAATGATTATTATATGGGTGGCATTTCTGCTTGGTTTATGTGCTATGGTCTATTCGTATCTGGGTTTTCGCAGGAAAAATGATAATTACCAGATAATTTCATCAAGACTTGAAATTGCCTGTGCTGTTTTGATCACAGTTGCTTCTGCCATGCTGATGTACTATCTTTATGATGTTGCTGCTTTTTTTGAGTATGTTTATATGCATTCCAGTCTTGATCTTTCCACGTATTATCGTCTTTCAGCTTTCTGGGCAGGCCAGGAAGGTTCTCTTTTGTTGTGGGCCTGGGCCATTTCGGTTATGCTTTTGGTCCTCAGGTATGCCTCCCGCTTTTCTACAGGAAACGTATTCACGGTCACAAGGATACTGTCCCTGGGTATTCTTTCGGTATTTCTAATGCTGCTTGTACTTGACAACCCGTTTGCGGTATATTACTCAAAAGCCGGCTCCGTTCTGGTAAGCAACTGGAATCCGTTTGTCCATCCCTATCACATAACAGATGGACAGGGCATGAATCCGCTGCTTCGCAATCCCTGGATGGCTGTCCATCCTCCCATCCTTTTCTTGGGCTATGCAGCTTTTACTATTCCTTTTGCGTCTGCTATTGCGGGTTTGCTCCTTAGTGACAGTAGCTGGCGTAAAATAGCCAATAACTGGATGCGGGTTTCCTGGTTATTCCTGACCGCAGGGATCGGTCTGGGTGGTTTCTGGGCTTATGAGGTACTTGGTTGGGGTGCGTGGTATTGGAGCTGGGATCCGGTTGAGACCTCTTCGTTGATTCCCTGGATTACAGCGACAGCTTATCTGCATACAATATACGGCAGGCAGGGGCAGTTCAGATTCCTGGCGCCAGCAATGGCCATTTTCTCATTTATACTTGTAATTTTTGCAACTTTTGTTACGAGAAGTGGTATGTGGGCTTCTGTCCATTCCTGGCAGGA is a window of Methanohalophilus mahii DSM 5219 DNA encoding:
- a CDS encoding cytochrome c-type biogenesis CcmF C-terminal domain-containing protein, with the protein product MNPKNLISRKNLIFATVTAFGILAALITIGMLTPLVVQLLSGMQIGMDATYFNNRAGPIAGLLVILLCACLLVTYISGRYIGVLLGSIVLLSALMAVLSPVGNMLVDISIIPMIAVFAASLYRLVDVIRNRSGKSRFKGIGAHVIHIGILLVIFGTIFSSAMKVEDSAVVSIGEETSFEGIPYSVSVMGMASNFEGTPYDNYPGSSYATNVGLVISKNGNEFDRGTVRYITDIKWRQTYTSTYINRGIMEEVFIAPKALDENSGEVDLYLRVVPFIGLLWAGIYIMLGGMCILLLGSTVLKEGEKEVAA
- the ccsA gene encoding cytochrome c biogenesis protein CcsA: MNFGMIIIWVAFLLGLCAMVYSYLGFRRKNDNYQIISSRLEIACAVLITVASAMLMYYLYDVAAFFEYVYMHSSLDLSTYYRLSAFWAGQEGSLLLWAWAISVMLLVLRYASRFSTGNVFTVTRILSLGILSVFLMLLVLDNPFAVYYSKAGSVLVSNWNPFVHPYHITDGQGMNPLLRNPWMAVHPPILFLGYAAFTIPFASAIAGLLLSDSSWRKIANNWMRVSWLFLTAGIGLGGFWAYEVLGWGAWYWSWDPVETSSLIPWITATAYLHTIYGRQGQFRFLAPAMAIFSFILVIFATFVTRSGMWASVHSWQDFNAESFLIGMFLAGITLVGTSLLAKRYFEEQD